The genomic segment TGTATGACTCGGCATCATCGCCGTGCTCCAGCCttacagcgtaacccaacaaccAGTCCAAGATCACCTCTTTCCGGCCTCCGATGTAAGGACAGTTCAGTTCCGTCAGATAATTCTGGAACACCGACCCCCAGTTCGCACTGGCAGTGTCACGTAGCCCGGCCCTATCTTCGATTTTCAGATGACGAATCTTCTGATCCTCCAACCACACTACTAACTGTCGGACTTGCGCTTCATTATTTACATCGAACTGTTCAGGTTGGGTGTAGTCAAGAGCTAGCAATTTCCTTCGGTACATAATGTTCGaaaaaactaaaaaagaaagTTCACAACGGAATTTGGTCTCGTGTTGTAAGCTCGCCGGGCCGGAAGTTTGAGGTGGAAGTGGTTGCACGATAGCGCAGTCGGTAACTCAAAGATCGACAATCCAGAAATCGTTCAGAACAACCTCCCTTGAGTTTCGCCCACTGTGTCTCATCGAGAACTGTTCCAAACCATTTCCTGAAAGATGGGGCTTGCCAATATCTTGCTGTTGGCGCAAGTGACATTGTATCTCatctctctgattctctcgttCTTTATGTACGTGCCAATCAGCGTGAACCTGAACGATTTTGACGGCCATTGTTTGCTGTTTGCGACCGGAAAATGGACAGCTGACAAATTGGATGTGCTGTTGCAAGTGGACTGGGGTTCATCAAGCTCCTGCAATTTTGCTGTGTTTTCTGGCGTGGCAGTCATGCTGGCGTCCCTCTTCTATCTGATCTGGTACTCTGTGCTCCTCTTCAAAAATGTGGACAGGTATTGATACACTCAAGCTCACGcgtgagacagacactgagagtgagacaggcagacaccaaacacacacacacacacacacacacacacacacacaaagaggtggggtgggtgggggtatgtgcgtgtatacatacacattgaCGCAAATGTATGCAAACGtgcgcacacacctacacccacacatacataatatacacaGTGACTCACACTAATTTTGTGTATACATGAGATGATTAATCACACTCACATGACACTGGCACACAagtctcacagtcacacactgaagtatgtgcactggcacacacacacacacacacacacacacacacacacacacacacacacacagtgaaacatacacacacacacacacacacatttaaaatctcacacacgcacacacatataaacacacacacacacacgcacgcgcgcacgcacacacacacacacacacacacacacacacacacacaaaggtggcacattctcacacacaaagaacagtggTATGCACACACAATCTCCCCACTCCACTtcccaccatgtacacatcacacGCACTCAACCACCAATGTTAGGGATGGAACCATTAATATGTATCAATGATGGTGGCTGGCAATTAATATGGAAGAAAAGATGATGCTTCTGCCAGTTCTGGAGACTGTATCACTTGATCCAGGCTTGAAGCAGAGAAGAGTAGATTCCCTTTGTATCCTGCCCATGATGGTCGGGCCATGTTCACTGTTCACCATTAGTGCTCCCCTACCCATAATTGTTTGTTGGATGtattaattgtttgttttctggATGAAAAATTTGCCTAGTCTTAAGTTAAGTGGGAAGGGAAATTTTTGATGAAACAGGGAAACTAAAAAATCATCAGATAATatttgtttcctttgtgtgtgtgtgtgcgtgcgcacgtgtgtgtgtgtgtgtgtgtgtgtgtgtgtgtgtgtgaatatagatagatagatagagatagcaGATATGACTTGCAGTGCTGAaactggctgttttttttttgtttttttttttgttttttggtgtgtgtgtgtgtgtgtgtgtgtgtgtgtgtgtgtgtgtgcagttcctgGCTGGATGCTTTCGTGTGTGGAGGAATCAGTCTTCTGCTGACCATCTTCACCTTTGCTTCTGGTCTGGCCATCAGCATCGGTTTCAGGGACTGGTGCATTCTGGTTACCGACCCCAAGGCTGGTTTTGAGAGGTGGGTAGAGTGTGCATGAGGGTGGGGAGGAtgcatgtatcagtgtgtgtgtgtgtgtgtaggggggcggtggggaggattggggcaggtgggggtgtggaggtgggtggggtgagggttagagagagaaagacaaaatagATTTTGTCATTTGTGCCTTATTAAAAGTTATTTAagacattgtgtatgtgtgcgagtgtgtatgtgtgtgtttgtgtatgcatgtgcatatgctcTGGGAGCATGGGCAAAATGCTTTTTCAGATATTGACCATTTGATCACTTGCAGCCCATATAAAAAAAGTAAGTTTTATATATATTGTTATGATATATGTTTATTCCTTACATAGGAAACTGagcgtatgtgatgtgtgtgtgtgtgtgtgtgtgtgtgtgtgtgtgtgtgtgtgtgtgtgtgtgtattgaatgtgtgtatgtgaataaagAGGGTAGTTTTTATGTATGCACATAAccttgtgcacatgtgcatgcatgtatactttCTGCTTGataattgattttctttttgtctgttattctttcagtctgtttgtgtgtgtgtgtgtgtgtgtgtgtgtgtgtgtgtgtgtgtgtgtgtgtgtgtgtgtgttcacatgcgtGTGGGCGTACATGTATTCATGcaaatgtgtttgtgtctgtctgcctgttgatCACCAAAGTAATATGATTGTGAATTTCTCcagctgctctttctctctcgatatatatatatatatatatatatatatagatagatagatagatagatagatagatagatctgtctgtctctctccagttctgtctctctcccatgctgaatctctgtctctcttcatcccaGAGCTCTGTCGCATTTGttgtctcttctcttgtctctcttctcACCCATGCACCCCCTATCTCCCttgtccctcctttctccccttctctcaccaatagtcccctctctctcttcctctcgctctctctctctttctgccattatGAATGATGGTTCATCACCAGCTGACTGCCTGTTaatgtgatggtgactgtgtgcagCTGTGAGGATGGGGACTACATTCCTTTTGGGCAGAAGCTAGGCATCAACACGCGCCACTTCTACACCGAGTTCCAGATCGCTCAGGTCAGGACCGTTTTCTTTTTCctgatgtgtgtctgtgataggtctgcctgcctgtgtctgtggatgattgcactcacagatacacgcacgcacgcacacacacacacacacacacacacacacacagtgaaacacacattcTTATCCACTCACTGTACTTGTacgtcaaacaaacaacaaaaatatgaacCAGTTGTAAATTTGGATTTTTTGATTGAATTactggataataataatactgcttCTGTTGTGGCTAtgcacaagatatatatatatatatgtatgtatatatatatatatatatatatatatatatatatatatatatgtatgcatgtatatgtatgtatatgtatatatatatatatattatttatgatATAGCTTTACAGTTACTGTGAacatagtaatgataacaaatcATGATAGATATGGTGTAGAATACATTAGAGTATGCACTGCATGATGTTATAATACCGCTTCTGTTATGACTACGCACAAAAGATATGGTGTAGCTTTACAGTTACTGTgaacataatgatgataacgaatcATGATAGATGTGGTGTGTATTATACATTAAGCGTATATACAGCATAACTTAATAATACTGCTTCTCTCATGGCTACGCACAAAAGATATGGTATAGCTTTACAGCTACTgtgaacataatgatgatgacgaatcaTGATAAATAAGGTGTATAGCGTATGTCAAGAGTATGTACTGCATGACCAAACACGGGAGTTGTGGGCACCGTGCAGTTCGGAGCGTGGTTGCTGTGGATCTCTCAGCTGTCCCTGCTGATCCTGTCGGCGGTCAAGCTGTGCCGCTACCACAGCCAGGAGGCCTTCCTGACCTCCATGACCCGAGAGCGACAGCGTCTGATCCAGCGCGTCCAGAGCCAGTCCGCAGGGTACAAGTCCTCCGTGCCCACATAAGTCTTGTATGCGGCcggcccccacccaccacccaccacccacgtgCATCAGCCAGAGCACAGAATGCGGATGATGCTTGATGAGTGATACGTACagtcctgtttcttttttttcttttctgagacttaaaaaaaaattgcctttGATTTTTATCTGTTTGGTTCGTGCTTTCATTAAATGCAGATGCTATGCTTGcgttatatatttatttcatgTATACTGTTTAGTACTTTACCTGATAATTCTCTTGAAGTCTGGCTCTTATAGTCTGGAGCGGATAAACTATGGGTGCTTGTCAAGGCACTGACACAACCATTACCTGCGCTTTTTttctgatgactttttttttttctgtgtatattATTCATGGAGGTATGTCTTGCAAGTATACAAAATATTTATTGAATGTTCAGTTATAGTTGTATATATGTATTATCTGACCCTTttcatgatgattttttttcaatgatttcaTTGTCTGGATATGACATATGTACAGAGCATAGCTTGTTAGCTGTTTGGTAATAATCAGCTACCAAGTACCATCACATTTCTCTAAAgatttcaacaggaaaaacagcTGTGACTTTGCTCGCACGAAAGGGGCTGTACCTGGcaaaaattttcagaaaaaatcactttgatGATGAAACACATAGACGTGTAGACTTAAACAAAGACGAAAATGGTGCTGCACTATGGGAAAACTCTATCCCTTCAGAGAGGagcctgaatttgacacagagaaatatgttgtgacaagaagcaatacagtactgtacaatacagtacaatacaatacaatacaacacatttttgaCAGTAACATATTCGTGTACATTGTATACAGATACGACATGGGCAGTCTTTGTGTTCTGTGTTTCACTGCTGCTTCAGAGGGTGTTGGGTTATTTtattccttatatatatatatatatatatatatatatatatatatattttttttttttttttttttttttttttttatcaagacagCAGTTTATACAGACTGGGCTGCATGGTTGACTTGAGTCACACATGTAGCTTTGTTAACCCGTTGACTGCTGCCGATGAGTATGCTGGTCattgaagggctgccacctcactgagataggacagagctgtacaggtcaggatgtcagtcaccacactgtattTTGGGCTATTTCCCCTCAGGGATCACATTACGTTTGGTCAGCAGCAAACGTCAGGTACGTCATTGGTAAGCACAGACAAAAGAAGTAACTTCGCTTCCAGCGcacgccacactgatctcatttcaacaAGGTTCAGCAGGCAGAGAGTTAAAGAACATGTGGCAGAAGAGTCCTCACATTGGCCTTTGATTCAGACTAGAGGTAATAAAACGGCTAACAGTTGTCGGAATTCAACGGTAACTGGCTCTTTTCATTCATAACAACCAAACAGTCATGTAGATTGTTGAGAAGCTACTGCCTAAATATGACCTTTTGTTCAGTCAGTAAAACTCTGTACAACCCGCATCTGTATTTGAACTGTTTCCACATGTGAATCTCTTTACTGTTTGTGATAATGGTCAGATATATATGCTTAACactagtggtttttttgttttttgttgtttttttacttgaacAAATGAGTAGCAGACAAAAGTTAGACTgcatgtttggtttttgtgtaaGGTGATTGGTGTATTATGTATTCTTTTCCTTATCACTGCAATTTTTGTATAACATGTATCTACTTGTTGCATAAATTTATAACATTTGAGAACTTTTCAATGACTGGGAGAAAAAGTAAAGCAgcgtaaaacaacaacataagaaacaacaaacaaaaaaaaacaaatcaagtgAATATTAAGTCTAAAGAAAGCTCATTACATGTATACcaaccttttttaaaaaaaattttcgttTCTGCACCCCAGTAATGACCCATCGTGAGCATCAAAAATGTGCTGAGGTAATATTTACAGATCTGCATGGTCtaaaagataaagaaaatgaaGTTCATAATTACAGATCAGTCTCTTACAAGCCACATCTTTTCACAGAAAGAATGATTCTGGGTAATGGACAAAGCTTTATGTATCGTTCTGTTCAAACCAGATCTTTTCACAGAAAGAATGACTCTGGATAATGGACAAAGCTTTATGTATCGTTCTGTTCAAACCAGATCTTTTCACAGAAAGAATGACTCTGGGTAATGGACAAAGCTTTATGTATCGTTACTAACATTTGGTAACATCCAGGTCAGTTGTAAGCGTGGCATCCCACatacaccatgccataccatcaTACACATGATGCCAATCTcaccatctcacacacatacaaattacgtcttaccatctctctctctctctctcttcccctcccacacctctctttgCTTTGTCTTCTCAGAAGGTCCTGAATGCTAATTACGGACTTTGCCCGCCAGACCTCCCTTTGCACCACACCAAGGGCTTTCGCAGCCCCctgccacacactccccctctctcctctcactgttTTGATTCAGTCCGTCTCACATCTCTGTATGTAAGATTGATAGGAGGTCGGTCTGTTTGGCACTTTTGATTGATTAAGTGggcttgtggggtggggtggtggtggtagaggagggggtgtgggggtggtgtgctgGTCGGTCCGATTCAGGACTTAGGCGCTCCACCGAGGTTTAGGAGAAAACCTCGGgaggcaggctgttccagtccctgacAGCCCTCGGGGAAGAAGGAATACTTCCTGTAGTTCGCATTGCAAGTGGACAAAACTGATTCTGTGTGGATGCTGTTCAGCCATTTGGCGGTTTATATATTTTGTATGTCAGGATGTGGGTAGGTAGCTAGGATGTCAGTCAGAAGATGTATGCCAAGGATGTTTGCCTGTATGCTGCCTGGTACTTTTTCcccttgacctttttttttctgtgaatgccTTTTTGCCCACACCTCTGCGTTTGCACACCTCTTCAAGGTGCATCTCGCTTTCGCATGATAGTCATATACCTGTGATAAGTTTGCCAGTGTTTTTGAATAATGAGATGAATATTTTGAGCTTTTTgtattcgtttttttctttctttttttttcacttaaaaaaaattttatgtaAGATTCAGATATTTTGAGATGAAAGTACTTTTAcattctttgagaaactgaacagATGTACAGTGATATATGAAATTATTTGTGTTAATTGGACAATTGAGGAGAGTGGACTTGTGAGTTGTATGAATTATAAAACATCATAAATTACAGAATATGATATGTAATGCATGTTGTTCAgtatctttgtgtgcgtgcgtgtgtgtgtgtgtgtgtgtgtgtgtgtgtgtgtgcatttgagcaTGCAACTgccactccccttccccacacagacacaaacacatacacatagacacacacacacacacacacacacacacacatgatgtacacacacacgcacgcacacgcacgcacacacgcacgcacactcttgtgtgtgtacTCATGCTTGATTGATCAGTTTTGCAACCTGGATAATTCTTTTCTTGTTTGAAAttctttaaaattttattatcGTAAGTACTTTGCTGACAGGGAATGTATATTATTGATTTTCTATTCAACTTGTCTGTAAGTATAAGTCGTTTTGCTTGGTTTGTGCTGCCAGTTGCCATACATAAGGATACAGCTGCAGAAGAAATGTTATAAAAGGATAGACTCTTTATTCttgtgattctttcttttttttcttttcttttttaatttatttttattcttttgtcaccaggggaaaacagaaagaaaattgggttatggtgtagtgtgttagggggttggggtgcgtgtgtgtgtgtgtgtatgctggaaaTTACACTCTacatggaaattaacaaataatgaggcctcattatttgttaatttccagtggataaactaccgaggcaaccatgtatttgttctgtattgtccatgtgttcggtgtggcttattcaggattaaagaggctatgccagtcttgaatgaaagctaatttgtgtttgcacatttcttctgtctttgctgctgtgtgcacatgtcaaatgattggtataaggacaggcccggcgcttcctttttgaggaagtgtctgggtttgttccaatgtaccttttatttacctgtgtgctagctgaatcggtagcgtaagcatcactgactggaagttgtgtaccttgtgtaatggagagagttaccactctttactatttgttaaaaatACACTCTACATgattgtgaaagaaaaagaataaaagatttATTCAGGAAGAATCCTTGTTCGGCTCTGACGTTTTACTTTATAAACATTTAAATACGATTGATCACACAACAGCAATAAATGGGTGCGATTTTTGGTCTGAACTCATGCAAGCATGTTTTTGGAAGGTTGCATGTGCTGACTTTACACCAGCTGAATGGTACGTTAGGATTTGACCCCTAACATGATGTCAGCTGGTTTCTGAAGAACTGGCGGGTGTTCACTCTGGAAATGGCCCCTATTCAGTTGATTTGAttgatctttttgttttgttgttgttgttttttgcatgctgtaaatggagggaaaaaaaacaagcccCATGATATGATAATGTAGAATGTATGGCACTGTTAAATGTCATACAGATTCTAAGGAAAATGTCAGTTTTGCCAGGAATCAGACCCAAACGACGATGTGAAATAATTATGACGGTGCATGCAAATGATGATGCTGCACGCATCGGATGCTTGTTTCAATTTCTGAGTCAAGGGAAACTGAGTTGGCATTCAAGAGTGTGTTGATGTAATGTATGATTAGTTGTTGTTTCTAAGAATATTTCCATTTCAGTCAAGTAGCAAGACCATGGTGTTTGCATGGagaaccgatttttttttcttccacagttgcttttcctctgtctctatatgcTTACACTTGGAATAATCTCCCTGTTTGGCtttgtcaaatctctgcactcagctctttcaagtgttgGCCTGAAAAAGCTACCTCTATCCAGAGTAGctgttccctcccctccctctttccagagtagctcttccctcccctccctctatccagAGTAgcgcttccctcccctccctctatccagagtagctcttccctcccctccctctatccagAGTAgcgcttccctcccctccctctatccagagtagctcttccctcccctccctctatccagagtagctctttcctcccctccctctatccagAGTAGCTCTTTCCTCCCCTCTATCCAGAGTAgcgcttccctcccctccctctttccagagtagctctttcctcccctccctctatccagagtagctcttccctcccctccctcttagctcttccctcccctccctctatccagagtagctctttcctcccctccctctatccagagtagctcttccctcccctccctctttccagagtagctcttccctcccctccctctatccagagtagctcttccctcccctccctctttccagagtagctcttccctccctttttccagagtagctcttccctctcctccctctttccagagtagctcttccctcccctccctcttagctcttccctcccctacctctttccAGAGTAGctgttccctcccctccctctatccagagtagctcttccctcccttccctctttccagagtagctcttccctccctttttccagagtagctcttccctcccctccctct from the Babylonia areolata isolate BAREFJ2019XMU chromosome 21, ASM4173473v1, whole genome shotgun sequence genome contains:
- the LOC143295694 gene encoding transmembrane protein 179-like, giving the protein MGLANILLLAQVTLYLISLILSFFMYVPISVNLNDFDGHCLLFATGKWTADKLDVLLQVDWGSSSSCNFAVFSGVAVMLASLFYLIWYSVLLFKNVDSSWLDAFVCGGISLLLTIFTFASGLAISIGFRDWCILVTDPKAGFESCEDGDYIPFGQKLGINTRHFYTEFQIAQFGAWLLWISQLSLLILSAVKLCRYHSQEAFLTSMTRERQRLIQRVQSQSAGYKSSVPT